In Scatophagus argus isolate fScaArg1 chromosome 5, fScaArg1.pri, whole genome shotgun sequence, a genomic segment contains:
- the fzd9b gene encoding frizzled-9b, with protein sequence MSMDGCPLKVVIFLWCLLVISGSSFEIGSYELERGRPAKCEPIVIPMCEGIGYNLTRMPNFMDHDDQKEAAIKLIEFAPLVAYGCDVHLRFFLCSLYAPMCTDKVSTSIPACRPMCEQARERCAPIMKKFSYTWPDSLDCSRLPTRNDPNALCMEAPENETRTEGKKGEGMLPVPPRPRQPGTSSGRSQGSLGSCENPDKFQFVEKSQSCAPRCSSAVDVFWSRQDKDFAFIWMTVWSILCFVSTAFTVLTFLLEPHRFQYPERPIIFLSMCYNVYSVAFIIRSVAGAENIACDRENGELYIIQEGLESTGCTIVFLILYYFGMASSIWWVILTLTWFLAAGKKWGHEAIEAHSNYFHMAAWGIPALKTIIILTMRKVAGDELTGLCYVGSMDSGALTGFVLIPLSCYLIIGTSFILTGFVALFHIRKVMKTEGTNTEKLEKLMVKIGIYSILYTVPATCVIVCYFYERLNMDYWKLRGVQMKCGSFNGLSSDCSLQTSVPTVAVFMLKIFMSLVVGITSGVWVWSSKTLQTWQGLCSRKLTDRTRSRKPCSGVSCGSTHCHYKSPAVVLHMAKTDLHSDNPTHV encoded by the coding sequence ATGAGCATGGACGGTTGTCCGTTGAAGGTGGTGATTTTCTTGTGGTGTCTGTTGGTGATTTCTGGCTCCAGCTTTGAGATAGGCTCTTACGAGCTGGAGCGAGGCAGACCAGCCAAGTGCGAGCCCATCGTGATCCCCATGTGCGAGGGGATCGGCTACAACCTGACTCGGATGCCAAACTTCATGGACCACGACGACCAGAAGGAGGCTGCCATAAAGCTGATCGAGTTCGCCCCTCTGGTGGCTTACGGCTGCGATGTGCACCTCcgcttcttcctctgctccctctACGCCCCCATGTGCACGGACAAAGTGTCGACCTCCATCCCCGCCTGCAGACCCATGTGCGAGCAGGCCAGGGAGAGGTGCGCCCCTATCATGAAAAAGTTCAGTTACACCTGGCCGGACTCGCTCGACTGCTCCAGGTTGCCTACCAGAAACGATCCCAACGCTCTTTGCATGGAGGCCCCCGAGAATGAAACCAGGACAGAGGGGAAGAAAGGCGAGGGCATGCTCCCGGTGCCCCCTCGCCCCAGGCAGCCGGGCACCAGCAGCGGCCGCTCTCAAGGCAGCCTGGGCTCCTGTGAGAACCCAGACAAGTTCCAGTTTGTGGAGAAAAGTCAGTCGTGTGCACCgcgctgctcctctgctgtggatgTCTTCTGGTCCAGGCAGGACAAGGACTTCGCCTTCATTTGGATGACAGTGTGGTCCATCCTCTGCTTTGTCTCCACAGCATTCACCGTCCTCACCTTCCTTCTGGAGCCTCACCGCTTCCAGTACCCCGAGCGCCccatcatcttcctctccaTGTGTTACAACGTTTACTCTGTGGCCTTCATCATCCGCTCAGTGGCCGGGGCTGAGAACATCGCCTGTGACCGGGAGAACGGCGAGCTGTACATCATCCAGGAGGGGCTGGAGTCGACGGGCTGCACCATCGTCTTCCTCATCCTCTACTACTTTGGCATGGCCTCTTCCATCTGGTGGGTCATCCTCACCCTCACCTGGTTCCTGGCAGCTGGGAAGAAGTGGGGTCACGAGGCCATTGAAGCCCACAGCAATTACTTCCACATGGCTGCCTGGGGCATTCCCGCTCTGAAGACTATCATCATCCTCACAATGAGGAAGGTGGCTGGAGACGAGCTGACGGGGCTGTGCTACGTGGGAAGCATGGACTCCGGAGCGCTCACCGGCTTCGTCCTCATCCCCCTGTCCTGCTACCTGATCATCGGCACCTCCTTCATCCTCACCGGCTTTGTGGCTCTCTTCCACATCCGGAAAGTGATGAAGACGGAgggcacaaacacagagaagctggAGAAGCTCATGGTGAAAATCGGCATCTACTCCATCTTGTACACGGTGCCGGCCACTTGTGTTATTGTCTGCTACTTCTACGAGAGGCTAAACATGGACTACTGGAAGCTGAGGGGCGTGCAGATGAAATGTGGATCGTTCAACGGGCTCAGCAGCGACTGCTCGCTGCAGACGTCCGTGCCCACCGTGGCTGTGTTCATGCTGAAGATCTTCATGTCGCTGGTGGTCGGCATCACCAGcggtgtgtgggtgtggagcTCTAAGACTCTGCAGACATGGCAGGGCctgtgcagcaggaagctcaCAGACAGAACTAGAAGTAGGAAGCCCTGCAGCGGTGTCAGCTGCGGCAGCACACACTGCCACTACAAatctcctgctgtggtcctgcaCATGGCCAAGACTGACCTGCACTCAGACAACCCCACACATGTCTGA